In the genome of Desulfuromonas sp. DDH964, one region contains:
- a CDS encoding acyl carrier protein phosphodiesterase, protein MNYLVHLYLSDPEPLCRLGNLTGDFVKGVLRDGWPPLLLRGLRQHRQVDVFAQGNRAFQRSRERLDPAFGLCRGILVDLFYDHFLARHWHRHAEIPLGDFAEAVYRDIETYLPLLPPGFQAVAPRMIAHDWLTSYCQQENVGRALERLGQRLRRPRDLAAGLHELQRHRAGLAADCDEFLGAARDFLRRHPLL, encoded by the coding sequence ATGAACTACCTCGTGCATCTCTACCTCTCCGACCCCGAGCCCCTCTGCCGGCTCGGCAACCTGACCGGTGATTTTGTCAAGGGCGTACTCAGGGATGGCTGGCCGCCGCTGCTGCTGCGCGGCCTGCGCCAGCATCGCCAGGTCGATGTCTTTGCCCAGGGGAACCGTGCTTTTCAGCGCAGCCGGGAACGCCTCGACCCGGCCTTCGGACTTTGCCGGGGGATCCTCGTCGATCTCTTTTACGACCACTTCCTCGCCCGCCACTGGCACCGCCACGCCGAGATTCCCCTCGGCGATTTTGCCGAGGCGGTCTACCGCGACATCGAAACCTACCTGCCCCTGCTGCCGCCCGGATTCCAGGCGGTGGCGCCGCGGATGATCGCCCACGACTGGCTCACCTCCTACTGCCAGCAGGAGAATGTCGGCCGCGCCCTTGAGCGCCTCGGCCAGCGCCTGCGCCGCCCCCGCGACCTCGCCGCCGGGCTGCACGAGCTGCAGCGCCATCGCGCCGGGCTCGCTGCCGATTGTGATGAATTCCTCGGCGCCGCCCGCGACTTTCTGCGCCGTCATCCGCTCCTATAA
- a CDS encoding rhodanese-like domain-containing protein, with protein MGFLDLAPQVSAWSADQVRDFLTSHHPDSYTLLDVRQPREFAPGHLPGAINLPLDVLLDRLPELDGVGPVIVYCQSGMRSHAAAAALARAGYHDVHHLAGGLHAWEGELAAGHPAVELERFQRYTRPTEHAALAWCLEEGTRRFYAAAAEQAETPELGTLFGELVNAEEGHKKMLRGVYEALRGALAPDDFPACELGAGAADDYMEGGMEVAEAIAWARQQPARAILELAMAVETSALDRYLYLQRRLPDENSQRVFELLADEERRHLKQLAAGLERLL; from the coding sequence ATGGGTTTTCTGGACCTTGCCCCGCAGGTATCGGCCTGGTCGGCGGACCAGGTGCGCGACTTTCTGACCAGCCATCACCCCGACAGCTATACCCTCCTCGATGTGCGTCAACCCCGGGAGTTTGCCCCCGGGCACCTGCCGGGAGCGATCAACCTTCCCCTCGATGTGCTGCTCGACCGGTTGCCGGAACTCGACGGCGTCGGGCCGGTGATCGTCTACTGTCAGAGCGGGATGCGCAGCCACGCCGCCGCCGCGGCACTCGCCCGTGCCGGCTACCACGACGTTCATCATCTGGCCGGGGGACTGCACGCCTGGGAGGGGGAGCTGGCGGCGGGCCATCCGGCGGTCGAACTCGAGCGCTTCCAGCGTTACACCCGGCCAACCGAACATGCGGCCCTGGCCTGGTGCCTTGAGGAGGGGACGCGCCGATTTTACGCCGCCGCCGCCGAACAGGCGGAGACCCCGGAACTGGGCACCCTCTTCGGCGAGCTGGTGAACGCCGAGGAGGGGCACAAAAAGATGTTGCGGGGGGTCTACGAAGCGCTCCGCGGCGCTCTCGCTCCCGATGATTTCCCGGCCTGCGAACTCGGCGCAGGCGCTGCTGACGACTACATGGAAGGGGGGATGGAGGTCGCAGAGGCGATCGCCTGGGCCCGGCAGCAGCCGGCGCGGGCGATTCTGGAACTGGCGATGGCGGTGGAGACGAGCGCCCTCGACCGTTACCTCTATCTCCAGCGCCGGCTGCCGGATGAGAACTCGCAGCGGGTCTTCGAGCTGTTGGCCGACGAGGAACGCCGCCATCTGAAACAGCTGGCGGCAGGTCTTGAACGCCTTCTCTGA
- a CDS encoding radical SAM protein gives MAVEKTILAVVADERGEVFEHPDLLLAGMSGLVARRPRSEELIPLPQGSRLFTIPGTPPIGFDRRSNKLQTVSELPRSWGGGKVQAVSAFLTPAFTRTLLPAADWRRKGLTLPLWSYTAVGWCVEEERFYCAAVRVDRNDQWRPDHFDDRDIDPVVRRILKEFPDNRLFEQLSRCALDYHCFAAKNLFYRRWEAPLPTSPVCNSRCLGCISLQESECCPSSQERLTFVPTVAELCQVAVPHLEQAENAIVSFGQGCEGDPILQADTIAAAVRAMRRATTRGTINFNSNASLPDAVEELAAAGIDSIRISLNSVQEELYNAYYRPRGYRFADVLESLRRARQAGIFTMLNYLVFPGVTDSAAEVAALEEVLARGEVDLIQMRNLAIDPVLYRDALGVAGEGMGMATMLARVKGNFPEIQYGYFNRTRENFFPAGYQSDWPLPA, from the coding sequence ATGGCAGTTGAAAAGACCATCCTCGCCGTCGTCGCCGACGAGCGGGGCGAAGTCTTCGAACATCCCGACCTGCTGCTGGCCGGCATGAGTGGCCTCGTTGCTCGCCGGCCCCGCTCCGAGGAGCTGATTCCGCTGCCGCAGGGGAGCCGGCTCTTTACCATCCCCGGCACCCCGCCGATCGGCTTCGATCGTCGCAGCAACAAGCTGCAGACTGTCAGTGAACTGCCGCGCAGCTGGGGTGGCGGCAAGGTGCAGGCGGTGTCGGCCTTTCTCACCCCCGCCTTCACCCGTACCCTGCTTCCTGCCGCCGACTGGCGCCGCAAGGGGTTGACTCTCCCCTTGTGGTCCTACACCGCCGTTGGCTGGTGTGTCGAGGAAGAGCGTTTCTATTGCGCAGCGGTGCGCGTCGATCGCAACGACCAGTGGCGTCCCGACCACTTCGACGATCGCGACATCGACCCGGTGGTGCGCCGCATCCTCAAGGAATTTCCCGACAACCGCCTCTTCGAGCAGCTCTCCCGCTGTGCCCTCGATTATCACTGCTTCGCCGCCAAGAACCTCTTCTATCGGCGCTGGGAGGCGCCGCTGCCGACCTCGCCGGTCTGCAATTCCCGCTGCTTGGGTTGCATCTCGCTGCAGGAGTCGGAGTGCTGCCCGTCGAGCCAGGAACGCCTCACTTTCGTGCCGACGGTCGCGGAGCTCTGCCAGGTGGCAGTGCCGCACCTCGAACAGGCCGAGAACGCCATCGTCTCTTTCGGCCAGGGGTGCGAGGGAGATCCGATCCTGCAGGCCGACACCATCGCCGCGGCGGTGCGGGCGATGCGCAGGGCGACCACCCGCGGCACCATCAATTTCAACTCCAACGCCTCCCTCCCCGACGCCGTCGAAGAGCTGGCGGCGGCCGGTATCGATTCGATCCGCATCTCCCTCAACTCGGTCCAGGAAGAGCTTTATAACGCCTACTACCGGCCGCGCGGCTACCGCTTTGCCGATGTCCTGGAGTCGTTGCGGCGGGCGCGCCAGGCCGGAATCTTCACCATGCTCAATTACCTGGTTTTCCCGGGGGTGACCGACAGCGCGGCGGAGGTGGCGGCGCTGGAAGAGGTTCTTGCCCGTGGCGAAGTCGACCTGATCCAGATGCGCAATCTCGCTATCGATCCGGTTCTCTACCGGGATGCGCTGGGCGTGGCCGGGGAAGGGATGGGGATGGCAACGATGCTGGCTCGGGTCAAGGGCAACTTCCCGGAAATCCAGTACGGCTACTTCAACCGCACGCGCGAAAATTTCTTTCCGGCCGGCTACCAGAGTGATTGGCCGCTACCCGCCTGA
- a CDS encoding bacteriohemerythrin has protein sequence MAINWDDSLLTGVDDIDDQHRELFRRFNNLLAACNQGQGREEVLRTLTFLDDYIRSHFHEEELMQQRSNFPDYPAHRAQHDNFIATTEALADQFRSEGASLGLLVKTNTTLMEWLVGHIRKMDRAFARHLNAGRTAG, from the coding sequence ATGGCCATCAACTGGGACGACTCTCTCCTCACCGGGGTAGACGACATCGACGACCAGCACCGGGAACTCTTCCGCCGCTTCAACAATCTCCTCGCCGCCTGCAACCAGGGGCAGGGGCGGGAGGAGGTGCTCCGTACCCTGACCTTCCTCGACGACTACATCCGCAGCCATTTTCACGAGGAGGAACTGATGCAGCAGCGCAGCAACTTTCCGGACTACCCGGCACACCGGGCCCAGCACGATAACTTCATCGCCACCACCGAGGCGCTGGCGGACCAGTTCCGCAGCGAAGGGGCCTCCCTCGGACTGCTGGTCAAGACCAACACTACCCTGATGGAGTGGCTGGTCGGCCACATCCGCAAAATGGACCGCGCCTTCGCCCGGCACCTGAACGCCGGCCGCACCGCCGGCTGA
- a CDS encoding HD domain-containing phosphohydrolase, giving the protein MLSRQEIRIPLADLIACLSDVIDLINPELVDHHKRVAYIACAIAREMGLGEEASTELLVAGKLHDIGALSLQERLRLLSFETESAQRHAEVGYLLLRDFAPFGAVAEIIRGHHERWGEVQGRGANDLVVKSQILHLADRVAVLTRSGPDALGQAAGIRREIEAQNGGVFHPEAVAAFRRLAAKDYFWLDIVSPLLRSRLQRRVGMEGFLLNLDGLRDLTRVFARVIDFRSPFTATHSSGVAACAETLARLCGWSWRECQLIQIAGFLHDLGKLGVPTEILEKPGPLSASERNIVRCHPFYTYRTLERIPDFAIINVWSSFHHECPAGQGYPFHVDRHDLPLGSRIMAVADVFTALAEDRPYRAGLAGEEILHLLREMAASEALDGALVALLEQNFTEVNAARLTAQSASRDLYQTMLEGLAKVA; this is encoded by the coding sequence ATGCTCAGTCGCCAGGAAATCCGGATTCCCCTTGCCGATCTCATCGCCTGCCTTTCGGACGTCATCGACCTGATCAACCCGGAGCTGGTCGATCACCACAAACGGGTAGCCTACATCGCCTGCGCCATCGCCCGGGAGATGGGGCTGGGGGAGGAGGCGAGCACCGAACTGCTGGTGGCGGGCAAGTTGCACGACATCGGCGCCCTTTCCCTGCAGGAGCGCCTCCGGCTGCTGAGCTTCGAGACCGAGTCGGCCCAGCGCCATGCCGAGGTCGGCTACCTGCTGCTGCGGGACTTCGCCCCCTTCGGTGCCGTAGCCGAAATCATCCGCGGTCACCACGAGCGCTGGGGGGAAGTGCAGGGGCGGGGCGCCAACGACCTGGTGGTCAAGTCGCAGATTCTCCACCTCGCCGACCGGGTGGCAGTCCTGACCCGCAGCGGCCCGGACGCCCTCGGTCAGGCGGCGGGAATCCGCCGGGAGATCGAGGCGCAGAACGGCGGCGTCTTCCACCCCGAGGCGGTGGCCGCCTTCCGGCGCCTGGCGGCAAAGGACTACTTCTGGCTCGACATCGTCTCGCCGCTGCTCCGTTCCCGCCTGCAACGGCGGGTCGGCATGGAGGGGTTCCTGCTCAACCTCGACGGCCTGCGCGACCTGACCCGGGTCTTCGCCCGGGTGATCGACTTTCGCAGCCCCTTCACCGCCACCCACTCCAGCGGCGTCGCCGCCTGCGCCGAAACCCTGGCCCGGCTCTGCGGCTGGAGCTGGCGGGAATGCCAGCTGATCCAGATCGCCGGCTTTCTGCATGACCTGGGCAAGCTCGGGGTGCCGACGGAAATCCTCGAGAAGCCGGGACCCCTCTCCGCCAGCGAGCGCAACATCGTGCGCTGCCACCCCTTCTACACCTACCGGACCCTGGAGCGGATTCCTGACTTCGCCATAATCAATGTCTGGAGCTCCTTTCACCACGAGTGCCCGGCGGGGCAGGGGTACCCCTTCCATGTCGACCGCCACGACCTCCCCCTCGGGTCGCGGATCATGGCGGTGGCCGACGTCTTCACTGCCCTCGCCGAGGACCGCCCCTACCGGGCGGGGCTGGCGGGGGAGGAGATCCTCCATCTCCTGCGCGAGATGGCGGCCAGCGAGGCTCTCGACGGGGCCCTGGTGGCACTGCTGGAGCAGAACTTCACCGAGGTCAACGCCGCGCGGCTGACCGCCCAGTCCGCCTCGCGCGATCTCTACCAAACCATGCTGGAAGGGCTGGCCAAGGTGGCCTGA
- a CDS encoding B12-binding domain-containing radical SAM protein: MRVLLATLHSKFIHPSLALPCLAAYCRDLPVELAIREFTLHEPKESVLAALLAEEPEVVAFSVYLWNRGATLELVDALAVARPGLRIVLGGPEVSFDGADLFHRHPGLTALVRGEGELPLHGLLAAWSAGREPQGVARLCWRRAEEVVEGPDGPPLAHLDALPSPFTLGLADLYRGFVYYESSRGCPYDCSFCMSALDATVRSFSMERIHSDLGWLLAQRVAKIKLVDRTFNYDTARAREIFRFILENNRGSHLHFEIGAHLLDAATLELLEQVPADTFQFEIGVQSTLPATLAAIGRRAPLEALFANVRRLRQRTAVQLHLDLIAGLPGEGFDAFVASVDRVATLAPHHLQIEPVKLLPGSPLRREASARGIRFDPNPPYTVLATPDLDFTELERLRGLSRLFDLIVNSGRFPGFTAGLTAATGSLAGGLLQVEADWRRRGLFRHPLSQRALFEALAEFVHATFDGERRQEILELLARDFARCERVVPGKAPAFFDIDLTAEEEDRVREAVRRETGEIRGQGVKLQHFAAVFHQLPVGTGRQLRLFLYLTRSGAGLEVRELLLESGAPVKECSAGSDRD; encoded by the coding sequence ATGCGCGTCCTTCTCGCCACCCTGCACAGCAAGTTTATCCACCCCAGCCTCGCCCTCCCCTGCCTGGCCGCCTACTGCCGCGACCTGCCGGTCGAACTGGCGATTCGGGAGTTCACCCTCCACGAGCCGAAGGAGAGTGTCCTCGCCGCCCTGCTCGCCGAGGAGCCGGAGGTGGTCGCCTTTTCGGTCTACCTCTGGAACCGCGGCGCAACCCTGGAACTGGTCGACGCCCTGGCGGTCGCCCGGCCGGGACTGCGGATCGTCCTCGGCGGCCCGGAGGTCTCCTTCGATGGCGCCGACCTCTTCCACCGGCACCCGGGACTGACCGCCCTGGTGCGCGGCGAGGGGGAGCTGCCGCTGCACGGCCTGCTGGCCGCCTGGAGTGCCGGGCGGGAACCGCAAGGGGTGGCGCGGCTCTGCTGGCGCCGCGCCGAGGAGGTGGTCGAAGGACCGGACGGGCCGCCGCTGGCCCACCTCGATGCCCTCCCTTCCCCCTTCACCCTCGGCCTGGCCGATCTCTACCGCGGCTTTGTCTACTACGAAAGCAGCCGCGGCTGTCCTTACGACTGTTCCTTCTGCATGAGCGCCCTCGATGCCACGGTCCGTTCCTTCTCGATGGAGCGGATTCACAGCGACCTCGGCTGGCTCCTGGCACAACGGGTAGCGAAGATCAAGCTGGTCGACCGCACCTTCAACTACGATACGGCCCGAGCCCGGGAAATTTTCCGCTTTATCCTGGAAAACAACCGCGGCAGCCACCTCCATTTCGAGATCGGCGCCCATCTCCTCGACGCGGCGACCCTGGAGCTCCTCGAACAGGTCCCCGCCGACACCTTCCAGTTCGAGATCGGCGTGCAGTCGACGCTGCCGGCCACCCTCGCCGCCATCGGCCGACGCGCTCCCCTCGAAGCGCTCTTCGCCAATGTGCGCCGGCTGCGCCAGCGGACCGCGGTCCAGCTTCACCTCGACCTGATCGCCGGTCTGCCGGGCGAGGGGTTCGACGCCTTCGTCGCCTCCGTCGACCGCGTCGCGACGCTGGCCCCACACCATCTCCAGATCGAGCCGGTCAAGCTCCTCCCCGGTTCCCCCCTGCGCCGCGAGGCGTCAGCCCGCGGCATCCGCTTCGACCCCAACCCGCCCTACACCGTGCTGGCGACGCCGGACCTCGATTTCACCGAACTGGAGCGCTTGCGCGGGCTGAGCCGGCTCTTCGACCTGATTGTCAACAGCGGACGCTTCCCCGGCTTTACGGCCGGCCTCACGGCGGCGACCGGCTCCCTGGCCGGCGGCCTGCTGCAAGTCGAAGCCGACTGGCGTCGCCGCGGGCTCTTTCGCCACCCGCTCTCCCAGCGTGCGCTGTTCGAAGCCCTCGCCGAATTTGTCCATGCCACCTTCGACGGGGAGCGCCGGCAGGAGATACTGGAACTCCTCGCCCGCGACTTTGCCCGCTGCGAACGGGTGGTGCCGGGAAAGGCCCCGGCCTTTTTCGACATCGATTTGACTGCGGAGGAAGAGGATAGGGTCCGGGAGGCGGTGCGGCGCGAGACCGGAGAGATCCGCGGGCAGGGGGTCAAACTGCAGCATTTTGCCGCCGTCTTTCACCAGCTCCCGGTGGGGACCGGGCGCCAGCTGCGGCTCTTTCTCTACCTGACCCGCAGCGGCGCCGGGCTGGAAGTGCGGGAACTGCTTCTGGAGTCTGGCGCGCCGGTCAAGGAGTGTTCCGCCGGCTCGGATCGGGATTGA
- a CDS encoding DUF6178 family protein, with amino-acid sequence MTRIELPAEKRSGHLTLLRQARSITPREFNLLSAEERLELISCAQGGEKYRLLLEAADIETLVPQLAPQELYLLIREQGFEDVAELLPMISSEQYNLLFDLDCWDQDQLEGDAVFKWLQALLDCGEDKVLQTVRELDFEMLVLMLKKHLNVIAGPGDFVGDDERVEAQARDGGYQLDYFDSEKSKPLAQLLGVLYRGDQDFFRGLIEAVRWEQEAQLEEDAYQLHCGRLEDCGFPDPQTAQRIYALLTVDQLEAPEKVKTPFATGRGRVPSPGFFLAAARPLDLLAEVLAAGISEATARELVYLINKLMMAERVDVGEPQQVQGAAESVYRYLNLALEELAGEDALRGRELLNGHYVEHLFRVGFTLTQELRRRAAALAGKKLAPYYDPAFRALLAALDRRLPLFFTGIEDATSGGVRPFATLRDLRRAEEWLGWLEVQVRLFEKHFDFRLPNPADLDLDGCQPSGAEALTLSTFFLTALANRLLGGAFLPEPVAAGRLGELHAGVSHSGKLAAGLRRETVAWLDSLEVGGGAFANAALDRWEEEFCALDADDLDPRFIGGLIVRIA; translated from the coding sequence GTGACCCGCATTGAACTCCCCGCCGAAAAACGGAGCGGCCACCTCACCCTGTTGCGCCAGGCGCGCAGCATCACCCCCAGGGAATTCAACCTCCTGAGTGCCGAGGAACGCCTCGAACTGATCAGCTGCGCCCAGGGGGGGGAGAAATACCGGCTACTGCTCGAGGCGGCGGATATCGAAACCCTGGTGCCGCAGCTGGCGCCTCAGGAGCTTTACCTGCTGATCCGCGAACAGGGTTTCGAGGACGTCGCCGAGCTGCTGCCGATGATCAGCAGCGAGCAGTACAACCTGCTGTTCGATCTCGACTGCTGGGACCAGGATCAGCTCGAAGGGGACGCGGTCTTCAAGTGGCTGCAGGCGCTCCTCGACTGTGGCGAGGACAAGGTGCTGCAGACAGTGCGCGAACTCGACTTCGAGATGCTGGTACTGATGCTGAAAAAGCACCTGAATGTGATCGCCGGTCCCGGGGATTTCGTCGGTGATGATGAACGTGTCGAGGCCCAGGCCCGCGATGGCGGCTACCAGCTCGATTATTTCGACAGCGAGAAATCGAAGCCCCTGGCCCAGCTCCTCGGCGTGCTCTATCGCGGCGACCAGGATTTCTTTCGCGGCCTGATCGAGGCGGTGCGCTGGGAGCAGGAGGCGCAGTTAGAGGAGGATGCCTACCAGCTCCATTGCGGTCGTCTCGAGGACTGCGGTTTCCCCGACCCGCAGACGGCACAGCGCATCTACGCGCTGCTGACCGTGGACCAGCTGGAAGCTCCGGAAAAGGTGAAGACTCCCTTTGCCACCGGACGCGGCCGGGTCCCCTCGCCGGGATTCTTCCTCGCCGCGGCGCGCCCGCTGGACCTGCTCGCCGAGGTGCTCGCCGCCGGTATCAGTGAGGCGACCGCCCGGGAACTGGTCTACCTGATCAACAAGCTGATGATGGCCGAACGGGTCGATGTCGGTGAGCCACAGCAGGTGCAGGGGGCCGCGGAAAGCGTTTACCGCTATCTCAACCTCGCCCTCGAGGAGCTGGCCGGGGAGGATGCGCTGCGCGGCCGGGAACTCCTCAACGGGCACTATGTCGAACATCTCTTCCGGGTTGGCTTCACCCTGACCCAGGAGCTGCGGCGGCGGGCCGCCGCCCTCGCCGGCAAGAAACTGGCCCCCTACTACGACCCGGCTTTCCGGGCCCTGCTTGCCGCTCTCGACCGCCGGCTGCCGCTCTTTTTTACCGGGATCGAGGATGCCACCAGCGGCGGGGTGCGCCCCTTTGCCACCCTGCGGGATCTGCGCCGGGCCGAGGAGTGGCTCGGCTGGCTGGAGGTGCAGGTGCGGCTCTTCGAAAAACATTTCGACTTCAGGCTCCCCAACCCCGCCGATCTTGACCTGGACGGCTGCCAGCCGTCTGGGGCCGAGGCGCTTACCCTTTCGACTTTCTTTCTCACCGCTCTCGCCAACCGTCTGCTCGGCGGCGCGTTTCTGCCCGAACCGGTCGCCGCGGGTCGCCTCGGCGAACTTCATGCCGGGGTCAGTCACAGTGGCAAGCTGGCAGCCGGCCTGCGCCGCGAAACGGTCGCCTGGCTGGACAGCCTGGAAGTGGGGGGCGGCGCATTTGCCAATGCCGCCCTTGATCGTTGGGAGGAGGAGTTCTGTGCCCTGGATGCCGACGATCTCGATCCCCGTTTTATCGGCGGGCTGATTGTCAGGATTGCTTGA
- a CDS encoding outer membrane lipoprotein-sorting protein, producing the protein MSTPPFRFAFLVLLSLLLAFPALARALDLQQLIHDVEQQYMGVSSHSRMEMQVATAHWQRNLTMEAWSLGREHFLVRILEPARERGVATLKVRREVWNYLPKVDRVIKIPPSMMGGAWMGSHITNDDLVKANHVDQDYTFTLLEETPELWRIEGTPRPDAAVVWGRIVYTVRKAPRVPVQVTYFDEALQPVRTITFSDVEKVGNRTLPLTMTVQPLDKPEEQTVLHYDSIEFDLPLGEDYFSLRNLKAR; encoded by the coding sequence ATGTCCACACCACCATTCCGGTTTGCATTTCTCGTCCTGCTCTCCCTCCTGCTCGCCTTCCCCGCACTGGCGCGGGCGCTCGACCTGCAGCAGCTGATCCACGATGTCGAACAGCAGTACATGGGGGTCTCTTCCCATTCGCGGATGGAGATGCAAGTAGCGACCGCACACTGGCAGCGCAACCTGACCATGGAGGCCTGGTCCCTGGGGCGCGAGCACTTCCTGGTCCGCATCCTCGAACCGGCCAGGGAGCGCGGCGTCGCCACCCTCAAGGTGCGCCGCGAGGTCTGGAACTACCTCCCCAAGGTCGACCGGGTGATCAAGATCCCGCCGTCGATGATGGGGGGCGCCTGGATGGGGAGCCACATCACCAACGACGACCTCGTCAAAGCGAATCACGTCGACCAGGACTATACCTTCACCCTCCTCGAAGAGACTCCGGAACTCTGGCGCATCGAAGGAACCCCCCGCCCTGACGCTGCGGTGGTCTGGGGCAGGATCGTCTACACGGTTCGCAAGGCCCCCCGGGTCCCGGTGCAGGTCACCTATTTCGACGAGGCGTTGCAACCGGTCCGCACCATCACCTTCAGCGACGTGGAAAAGGTCGGGAACCGCACCCTGCCGCTGACGATGACGGTGCAGCCCCTCGACAAACCGGAGGAACAGACCGTCCTCCATTATGACAGCATCGAATTCGACCTGCCGCTGGGGGAGGACTACTTCTCGCTGCGCAATCTCAAGGCGCGCTGA